The genome window CGCGCGCGTCGCGCACGGCGGGGACCCCGAAGACCATGATCCCGCCGACACCGGCGGCCACGGCCTCCTGGGCCGCGTCCACCACCGAGGTCATCGTGTGCTGGACCACGCCGGGCATGGACTGCATCGGCGAGGGCTCGCGCAGGCCCTCCTTGACGAACACGGGCAGCACGAGGCGCTGCGGCGCCAGGTGCTCCTGGGCGCTGAGCGACCGCAGCGCCGGGGTGGCGCGCAGGCGCCGCGGTCGCTCAGCGGGGAACGGCACGGTGGCTCTCCTCCGAGGCCTAGCGGCGGCGGCGGGCGCCGGCGCGGCGCTCGCTCGGGCGCAGGACGGGCTCGCCGGCCTCCTCGGCCTGGGCGCGCAGCTGCGCACCGTAGGCGGCGAGGGCGTCGACCAGCGAGGCCGTGCTGGCGTGCTCGGCCTGGACGTCCACGCGCAGGCCCAGCTCCGTGGCCGTCGCGCAGGTGGCCGGTCCGATGCAGGCCACCACCGTGCTCGGGTGCGGCTTGCCGGCGATGCCGACGAGGTTGCGCACCGTGGAGGAGGACGTGAAGACGACCGCGTCGAAGGCACCGGTCTTGATGGCGTCGCGCACCGGCGCCGGCGGCGGGGCCGCCCGGACCGTGCGGTAGGCGGTCACGTCGTCGACCTGCCAGCCGATCTGCTGCAGGCCCTCCACGAGGGTGTCGGTGGCGATGTCGGCGCGAGGCAGGAAGACCCTGTCGATGGGGTCCAGCACCTCGTCGTACGGAGGCCACTCGGCCAGCAGGCCCGCCGCGGACTGCTCGCCCTCGGGCACGAGGTCGGGCTCGATGCCCCAGGCGCGCAGCTCGGCGGCGGTGGTGCCGCCGACAGCCGCGACCTTGAGGCCGGAGAACGCGCGGGCGTCCAGGCCGTACTCGGCGAACTTGTCCTTGACGGCGCGGACCGCGTTGACGGAGGTGAAGCCCACCCACTCGTAGCGGCCGGTCACCAGGCCGCGCACGGCCTTCTCCATCTGGTGCGGACTGCGCGGCGGCTCCACGGCGATGGTCGGCACGACCTCGCTGACGGCGCCGACGGCGGCCAGGCGCTCCACCGTGGACGACGACTGCGCCTGCGTGCGCGGGACCAGCACCCGCCACCCGAACAGCGGGCGCGACTCGAACCACGCCAGCTTGTCGCGCTTGGCCACACCCGGGCCCAGCACCGCCACGAGCGGCTCCGGCAGGTGCTCGCCCTCCGAGGCCAGCACGTCCGGCAGCGTGGACAGCGTGGCCGAGACCGACCGCTGGTGGGTGGTGGTGCCGCCGGAGGTCACGACGACCTCCGCGGAGCCGCTCCTGCCGGAGGCCAGCAGCGCCTTGGCGGCACCCACGACGTCGTCGGCGGAACCGGTGACGACCACGGTGCCGGGCACCCCGCTGACGGCGTCGACCGCCGCCTCACCCAGGGCGGCGTCGAGCACGTGCACGTCGCTGGCGCGCGAGGTGGCCGTGGCGATGCCCGCGTACAGGGGCACCGCGGTGGCCACGGACACCCCGGGCACCACCTCGACGGCCACGCCGGCGCGACGGACGGCGGCGAGCTCGTCGGCCAGCTGCGGGGCGCTGGCGGCGTCCCCGCCGAAGAGCCGCACCACGGCGCGCCCCGAGCGGGCCGCGGCCAGGGAGAGCTTGGCGCGAGCGGCCCCCGTCAGGGGTGCCCCGCCCTCCGGCGCGGCCGTCTCCAGCACCTGCACGCCGTCGGCGCAGTGGCGGTGCACCGCGGCCAGCGCGGCGCCCTCGGGGGCGCCGGTGGTCTCGGCGTCAGCGCCGCGGTCGACGACGACGACGTCGGCGGCCGCGAGGAGCTCCGCCGCGCGCAGGGTGAGGAGGCCGGGATCACCGGGACCGGCGCCGACGAAGGCGACGGCGGGCACCGGCGCCGCGACGGAGGCGCTGGTGGCCCCGGCGCCCGCGGAGCTGCTGGTCGTGGTGCGGGTCTGGCTGGTGCCGCCGGCAGCACCCGCGGGGGAGCTGGAGGCGGTGGTGGCGCCGGCGTCGGACGCTGCCTGCGGTGCGGCGTCGGTGAGCGTCGGGGCGGAGGTGGGCGGGGTCACGGGTGCACCCTCTCCGGCGGCTCGTGGGCCGCCGCGTCGTGAGTGTTCGAGGCTGGCTGCGGTGCTGCGCTGCTGGTGCGCGGGGTCTCGGGGCGGGCGGGGTCGGGAGGTGTCGTCAGGCGGGCTGCCTGAGCGGTCTGCGCGGGGGCCAGGGGCGCGAGCGCCGGTGACCCGGAGGCGAGCAGGTCGGCGGCCACCCGGCGTCCGGTGGCGGCGGCCTCGTCGAGCGGGCCGGAGCCCGAGCGGACGGCGGCGGCGGAGCCGTCCAGCGCGGCCACCAGGCCGGTGAGCCGCAGCCCGCCGTCGTCGTCGAGGAGGGCCAGCGCGCCGACGGGTGCGGCGCAGCCGGCCTCCAGAGCGGCGAGCAGGGCCCGCTCGGCGGTGGTGGCGGCGCGGCTGGCGGGGTCGTCGAGGAGCGCGCAGGCGTCGCGGACGCCGTCGTCGTCGGCGCGGCACTCCACGGCCAGGGCCCCCTGGCCGGGAGCGGGCAGCAGCTGGTCCGTGCCGAGCACCTCGGTGGCCTCACCGGCGCGGCCGAGCCGCAGGAGGCCGGCGCGCGCGAGGACCACCGCGTCGAGGTGGCCCTCGGAGACCATGCGCAGCCGGGTGTCCACGTTGCCCCGGACGTCCACCACGGCCAGGTCCGGGCGCAGGGCGCGCAGCTGGGCGGCGCGGCGGGGCGACCCGGTGCCCACGCGGGCACCCGCGGGCAGGTCCGCCAGGCGGCGGCCCGCGGACGCGACCAGCACGTCCCGGGGGTCCTCGCGGGGCGGCACGGCGGCCACCACCAGGCCCGCGGCGGGTGCGGTCGGCAGGTCCTTGAGGGAGTGCACCGCCAGGTCCACGCGGCCGGCCAGCAGCGCCTCGCGCAGGGCGGTGGCGAAGACCCCGGTCCCGCCCAGGCTCGACAGAGGAGCGCGGGAGACGTCGCCCTCGGTGGTCACCTCGACCAGCTCCACCGCCCGGCCGGTGCGCTCGCGCAGCGCCTGCGCGACGTGCTCGGACTGGGTGCGCGCCAGAGCGCTGCGACGCGTCCCCAGGCGCAGCGCGGGCTCGACGGCCGCGGGGCTCCCGCTCACGCCGCGCCCTCCTCGGGTGCGCGCGCGGGGACCGGGCCACCGACCGGTGCGGAGACGGCGCGCAGCACCTCGGCGACGCTCCCGCCGCCGGTGGACGCGCCGGGGGTGGACACCGTCGGGGCGACGGGACCGGCACCCAGGCCACCCAGGCCCGCGGGGCCGCCGGCGGGACCGTCGAGGTCGAACAGCTCGCGCAGCACCGCGGCGTAGCCGGCACCGTCAGCGCCGTCGGCGGCGAGCGCCTTCACCCGGACGGTGGGGGTGTGGAGCAGCTTCTCGGTGACGCGGTGGACGGCCAGCTCGGCCTCGGCCACCACGCGCGGGTCCGCGTCGGCGCCCAGGCGCCCCCGCAGCCGGGACACCTCGGCCTCGACCACGTCGCGAGCGAGCGAGCGCAGCGCGGCCACCGTGGGCGCCACCGCGGCGGCGCGCTGCTCGGCGAGGTAGCCGGCCACCTCCTCGGCGACGACGGCGCGCGCGGACCTCACGCTGCCCGCGACGCCGGCGAGCGCCTCGTCGTCGTCGGGGGTCGCGAGCCGCTGGCGCAGGGCGTCCAGCCCCACCAGCTCGACCCCGGGCAGCTCACCCGCGGCCGGGTCGACGTCGTGCGGCAGGGCCAGGTCCACCACCAGCTGCTGCGCGACCGAGCCGTCGGCGCCGCGGCGCCGCTGCTCGCGCGCCGCCGCCACGTCAGCGGCGTCCAGCACGGTGCCGACGGCGCCGGTGCAGGACACCACCACGTCGGCCTCGGCAAGGGCGGCGCGCAGGGCCGCGGGGTCGTCCAGGGGCAGCCAGGTGCCGCCCACGGCAGCGGCCAGGCGCTCGGCGCGCGCGGCGGTGCGGTTGGCCACCGCGATCGAGCCGACGCCGAGGCGCTGGAGGGTGGTGGCGGCCAGAGCGCTCATGGAGCCGGCGCCCACCACGAGCGCCCGCGCGCTCGCCAGCGGGCCGACCACCGCGTCGGCGCCCTCCAGGGCGGCCTCCACGAGGGACCGGCCGGCGCGGTCCAGCCCGGTCTCGCTGTGCACGCGCTTGCCCACGCGCAGGGCCCGCTGCACCAGCTGGTCGAGCACCCGCCCGACGGTGCCGTCCTCCTGGCCGCGGCGCAGCGACGCGCGCACCTGGCCCAGCACCTGGGACTCGCCCAGCGCCATGGAGTCCAGACCGGCGGAGACGGAGAACAGGTGCTCCACCGCCCGCTCGCCGTAGGCGAACAGCAGCGACTCGGACAGGTCGCCCAGGGGGACCCCGGCCCGCTGCGCGAGCGCGGCGGACAGGTCCTGGACGCCGAGGTGGAAGGCGGGCACCACCGCGTACACCTCGACGCGGTTGCAGGTGGCCAGCACCGCGGCCTCCTGCACGGCGCCGCCGCACAGGTCGCGGGCCAGGTCGCGGGCCGCGTCGGCGTCGAGCGCGGCGCGCTCCAGCAGGGCGATCGGGGCGGTGCGGTGCGACATCCCCACGAAGAGCAGGCTCACCGGGCGCCCCCCGCGCTCGACCCGGTGCGCGGAGCGGACCCGGCCAGCTCGCCCGGCAGCTCGCCGGCGGTGGCGGCGCGGCGGCGCTCGCGGAACGCGAGGATGCCGAGCTCGGTGGACAGGTCCACGCTGCGCAGCTCCACGCCCGCGGGCACCTGCAGCTCGACGGGGGCGAAGGAGAGGACGCTGGTGATGCCCGCGGCGACCACGGCGTCGCACGCGGCCTGCGCGGCACCGGCGGGGACGGCGAGGACGGCGATCCGCACGCCCAGCTCCCCCACCACCCGCGCGGTGCTCGACGACGGCAGGACCTCCAGCCCCGCCACGCGCTCACCGACCACGGCGGGGTCGCTGTCCACGAGCGCCACCACGCGGGTCCCGAGCGGCGCGAAGCCGCTGTAGTTGGCCAGCGCCCGGCCGAGGCTGCCGATCCCCACGATGACGACCCGCCACTCCTCGGCCAGGCCCAGGCAGCGTCCGACGTGCTGGACCAGGCGCGCGACCTCGTACCCCACGCCCCGCACCCCGTAGCTGCCGAGGTGGGACAGGTCCTTGCGCAGGGTGGCCGACCCGACGCCCGCCGCGAGCGCCAGCTCCTCGCTGGAGACCGTGGCCACGCCGCGCTCGCCGAGCCCGGTCAGGACGCGCAGGTACACCGGGAGCCGGGCCACGGTGGCGTCGGGGACGCCCCTGGCGCCGTCGCGCGGGGCGCGCAGCGGCGGGGTGGCGTGCGGGTCTGTCACGGTGGGGCAGGGCTCCTGCTGGCGGTCAGCTGGCGGACGCCGGACCCCTCGGGCCACAGGTCCGTCCGCGCCCGGCGCGGGTGGCGCGGGCAGTCCAGACTAGGCACTTGTGAAGGGCAGAACAAAGTCCGCGCGCGCCGTCGGCACAGCGCGGGCGGGCGAGCGGGCCCCGGGGCCCGGCCACCGGTCCTTCAGCGGGCCGCCAGGGCGGCCACCAGGTCCTCCTCGCTGACCCGCCAGTGCGCGTGGTGGCGCCCGTCCACCGTGACGACGGGCACGAGGTCGCTGTAGCGGGCGACGAGCTCGGGGTCGGCGTCGACGTCGACCTCGCGCCACGTCGCGCCCGCCGCGGCACAGGCCCGCGCGACCTGCTCGCGGGCGACGTCGCACAGGTGGCACCCGCGCCGGCCGTACAGCACCACGCGCTCGACCTCGCGCTCGGTGCGCCCCTCGTCCACGTCGGCGAGGCTACCGGCGGCCTCCGCGGCCCGTGCCGGCCACCTCCGGCCGGCCCTGCGGGCGCCCGCAGCGACCCCCGGGACGCACGAGACCCGCACCGCGCGGGGCGGTGCGGGTCTGCAGCAGGTGCGCCTACTTCTTGTTGCGGCGCTGGTGGCGCGTCTTGCGCAGCAGCTTGCGGTGCTTCTTCTTGGCCATGCGCTTGCGGCGCTTCTTGATGACCGAGCCCATCGGTGCCTCAGATCGTTCGGGGCAGCGACGAGCGCTGCCGGCGGATGCTCCTGCGCCCCAGCGTACCGACTGCCCCCAGGGCACCCGGAACGCTCAGGGCGAGGTCACATCGCCTCGGTCTCCACGAAGGAGTGCGCCAGGTACTGGTCGACGGCCGTCTCCGGCACCCGGAAGGAGCGGCCCACGCGCACGGCGGGCATCTCACCGGAGTGCACCAGGCGGTACACCGTCATCTTCGACACGCGCATCATCGTGGCGACCTCGGCCACGGTGAGGAAGCGCACACCGCTGAAGTCGCGGTCCATCGCCATGGTTCCTCCCGGTCGTCCCTGGACCCTGAGCTCCAGGGGCCTCTGAGCACTCACAGTAGTGGCACGTGTGACTTCTGGGGAAGTCGTTGCGGAAGTTACAAGCGTGTGAGACACCCTGGTGGGCGCCCCGGCGCGCGCGGGCAGACGCCTGCCCGGCCATCGTGCTCCGCGGGCGGGGACCCCGCGGGTGTTCGCCGGCGCAGGTCAGCGGTCAGCGGCGCGTCCCGCCGCGACGCGCCGCAGCGGCCGGTCGGGTCAGTCGAACCAGGGGTCGAGGCCGTGGTTGGGGAAGACGGCACGACGCGTGGCGAGCACCGCCCTGTCGAGCGCGTCGGAGGGGTCCGCCCCGGCCTCCCACGGCGAGAACCAGGCCTGCGCGCCGTCGGTCATGGCCTCGGGGGCGTCCCAGCCCTGCGCCGTCACGAACTCCCGCCACCCCGTCGGCACCGGGGTGGACGGCGGCACGGGCGCGTGCGCGGCGATCCCGAGCAGGTGCGACCACACCCGCGGGACCACGTCGACCACGTCGTAGCCGCCGCCACCCGTGGCCACCCACCGACCGCCGCAGACCTCGTGGGCGAGGTCGTGCAGCGACCGCGCCGCGGCCCGCTGGGCGTCCACGCTGACCGCCAGGTTGGCCAGCGGGTCCTGCGCGTGCGCATCGGCTCCGTGCTGGGTCACGAGCACCTCGGGCCGGAACGCCCGCACCAGCGGGTGCACCACCGCGTGCAGGGCCCGCAGCCACCCCGCGTCGGAGGTGCCGGCGGGGAGGGCGACGTTGACGGCGCTGCCCTCCGCCCCCGGCCCGCCCGTCTCCTCGGGCCAGCCGGTGCCGGGGAAGAGGGTGCGGCCCGACTCGTGCAGCGACAGCGTCATGACCCGCGGGTCGTCCCAGAAGGCCGCCTCGACGCCGTCGCCGTGGTGCACGTCCAGGTCCACGTAGGCCACGCGGCGGGCCCCGCGCTCGAGCAGGCGGTTGATGCCCACGGCGACGTCGTTGTAGATGCAGAAGCCGCTGGCGCGGTCGGGCATGGCGTGGTGCATGCCGCCGCTGACGTTCACCGCGTGCTCGGCCTCACCGGACCAGACGGCGTCGGCGCAGTCCGTGGTCGCCGCCACCACCCGCGCGGACGTCTCGTGCATGCCGGCGAAGACGGGGTCGTCGTCCGTGCCGAGCCCGTGGGCCAGGTCCACCAGCCGGGGGTCGGCGGAGACGCGCCGGACGGCCGCCACGTAGCGGGGGTCGTGCACGGTGGTCAGCAGCTCGTCGGACGGGACGCGCGCGCCGATGACGCTCACCCCGGGCGCCGAGAGCAGGCCCAGCTCGCGCGCCAGGCGCGCGGTCAGCTGCAGGCGCAGCGGCGCCATGGGGTGGCCGGGGCCGAAGTCGTGCGCCGCGAGGGCGTCGTCCCAGACCACCAGCGTGCGATCCGCCACTCCTGCACGCTAGCGGCACCCGCGGTCCGGCTCCGCCCCGCCCGCGGGACGGCGCGCGCCGACCGGCCGAGGGGGTCAGCCGGCGGGAGGTGCCTGGAGGTGCTGGCGGGCGAACGCGAGCGCTCCGGCCAGCGCCGCCCGGCGCTCGTCCGGGCCGCGGCTGCGACGGGTGGTCACCTCGACGCAGGCGTCGCCCTGCCAGTCCTCCGCGGCCAGGTGGGCGAGCAGCTCCGCCACCGGCTGGGACCCCTGGCCGGGCAGCAGGTGCTCGTCCTTGGGGGAGCCGTTGCCGTCGGTCAGGTGCAGGTGCACCAGGCGGTCCCCCATGCGCTGGGCCAGCTCCAGGCAGCTGAGGCCCGACGTGGCGGCGTGGGAGACGTCCAGCAGCAGGGCGTCGTAGTCGAGCTCGCAGGGGTCCCACCCGGGCAGGTAGGCCGCGAACTCCCGCCCGCCGGCGCGCCACGGGTACATGTTCTCCACGGCGAGCGTGACGCCCTCGGCCTGCGCGATGCGCCGCACCCCGGCCTCGAAGCCGGTGGCGTAGTCCTTCTGCCACCGGAACGGCGGGTGCACCACCACGGTGCGCGCCCCCAGCCGCTTGGCCATCCGCGCCGCCCGCTCGACCTTCGGCCACGGCTCCTTGCCCCAGACCCGCTGCGTGAGCAGCAGCGTGGGGGCGTGGACGGAGGTGACCGGCACGCCGAAGTGGTCGGACAGCTCGGCGATGGCGTCCTCGTCCTGGCTCACCGGGTCGGTCCAGACCATCACCTCGACGCCGTCGTAGCCGACGCGCGCCGCCATCTCGAACGCGTCGGCGACCCCCTGGGGGTACACCGACGCCGTCGACAGGGTCACCGCGACAGCCACCGGATCACCCTACGGGCGCAGCTGTCAGGCCACCCGGCGGAGGAGGTCCGCCCTCCGCGGTCGCGGCCCCCGGGCGCACAGCCGCGCCGCCCCCGCCCGGGTCGGCGGGTGGGGACGGCGCGCTGCGCGTGCGGGTGGGCTCGAGCCTGCGGTCAGACGCCGCGCTGGAGGACGCGGTAGGCGCTCTCCCAGCGCAGCTCGCGCTTGAAGGAGCGCGTCGTCGTCCCGCGGCCGATGACCGCCAGCTCGGTGCCGACGACGTCGGCCAGGTCCTCGAGGACCTCGAGACCGAACTGCGTCGACATCACCGTGTGGTGGGGCCCGCCCGCCTCCAGCCAGCACTCGGTGGAGGTGCGCCAGTCGGGCAGGGGCTCCCAGACGGCGCGGGCCACGGGGAGGTTCGGCAGGTCCTGCGGCGGGGTCACCACGCGCACCTCGTTGGCCACCAGGCGGAAGCGCTCGCCGAGGTCGCACCAGCCGACGACGACGGCGTCACCCGGGTCGGCGGTGTGCACCATGCGGACCGGGTCCTCGCGGTCGCCGATGCCGAGCGGGTGCACCTCGATGCGCGGCGTGGCGGTGGTGATGGTCGGGCAGACCTCGAGCATGTGGGCGCCGAGGATCCGCTGGGGCTGGCCCGGGACCAGGTCGTAGGTGTAGTCCTCCATGAAGGCGGTGCCGCCGGGCAGGCCGGCGCCGGCCGCCTTGAGCACGCGCGTGAGCGCGGCGGTCTTCCAGTCGCCCTCGCCGGCGAAGCCGTAGCCGTCGCCCAGGAGGCGCTGCACGGCGAGGCCCGGCAGCTGGCGCAGGGAGCCGAGGTCCTCGAAGTTGGTGGTGAACGCCTCAGCGCCGTTGGCCTCGAGCACCCGGCGCAGCGCCACCTCGATCTTGGCGCCGTAGTGCAGCGACTCGGCGCGCTCGGCGCCGGGCAGCAGCTCGGGGGCGACCTCGTAGCGGTCGGCGTACTCGGCGACCACGGCGTCGGCCTCGGCGTCGGAGACCTGCAGGACGACGTCGGCGAGGGCGTTGACGCCCAGCGCCTCGACGTCGACGCCCCAGCGGATCTGGGCCTCGACCTTGTCGCCCTCGGTCACGGCGACGTTGCGCATGGTGTCGCCGAAGCGCACCAGCTTCAGCGACCGGGCCACGGAGGCGGCCACGGCGGCGCGGGCCCACTCCCCCACCCGCTGCTGCACACCGGCGTCACCGGCGTAGCCGGCCACCGTGGTGCGCGACGAGCGCAGGCGCGACAGGACGTACCCGAACTCGCGGTCGCCGTGGGCGGCCTGGTTGAGGTTCATGAAGTCCATGTCGATGGTCGCCCACGGCAGCGCCGGGTCGGCCTGGGTGTGCAGGTGCAGCAGCGGCTTGGACAGCACGGACAGGCCGGCGATCCACATCCGGGCCGGGCTGAAGGTGTGCATCCAGGTGATGACGCCGGCCACGGAGTCGTCGGCGCTGGCCTCGAGCATGACGCGGCGGATGGCGTCCGAGCTCTTGACGACCGGCTTCCAGACGACGCGGACCGGGACGGCGCCCGCGCCGTCGAGCAGGTCCGCGACCCGCCGGCTCTGCTCGGCCACCTGGGCGAGGGTCTCCTCGCCGTACAGGTCCTGGCTGCCCGTGAGGAACCAGACCTCGCGGGTGGAGAACGGGTCGAGCAGGGGTGACGTCGGCGCTGCGGAGCTCATGGGGTGGTGTGCTGCCTCTCGTGGTGGTGGCGCTCTGGGTGGTGGGGCCGCGTCGGTGCGGTCAGCGCTGGCCGTAGACGTTCTGGTAGCGGTTGTAGAGGCGGTCGACCGCGTCCTGCGGGATCGGCAGCGGCTCGCCGTGCTGGCGCGCGAGGTGGACGGTGCGGGCGACGTCCTCGGTCATGACCGCCGTCTTCACCGCGGCGCGAGCGTCCTCCCCGACGGTGAAGACGCCGTGGTTCTGCATGAGGACCGCGGTGCTGCGCGAGCCCTCCAGCGTGGCGACCACGCCGCGGCCGATGGAGTCGTCACCGATGATCGCGAACGGCCCGACCGGGATGGGCCCGCCGAACTCGTCGGCCATCGCCGTGAGCACGCAGGGGATGGGCTCGCCCCGGGCCGCCCAGGCGGTGGCGTAGGGGCTGTGCGTGTGCACCTGGCCGCCGACGTCGGGGCGGGAGCGGTAGACGTGGGCGTGGGCCGCGGTGTCGGAGCTGGGCGAGTGCTCGCCGTCGACGAGGTTCCCGTCGAGGTCGCACACGACGACGCCGCGCCAGTCGAGGGACTCGTAGTCGACGCCGGAGGCCTTGATGACGAAGAGGTCCTCGCCGGGGACGCGCGCCGAGATGTTGCCGGCGGTCCACGTGACCAGCTGGTAGCGGACCAGGTGGCCGTGCAGCGCGGCCACCTCCTCGCGCAGGCGGCGGTGGGTGCCGCGCTCGGTGCGGGCGGTGGGGGTGCTCATGCGTGCGGGGGCTCCTCGTCGGGCGTGCTCAGGCCCGGTGCGAGCACCGGCGGCCACCTGGATTGTGAGCGCTCACACGGTGGCGGGTCAACCTCCGGCGCGCTCGTCCAGGGGCCGTCCGGGGGGTCCTGGCCGGACACCGCCGGGGACTCCCCCGGGGCGCGGCGCACCCGCGGCCCGGGGCGGCGGCCCGGTGCTGGCGCGGACCACCAGCTCGGGCACCACCCGGCGGACCTGGGCCGGCTCGCCGCGCAGGCGCGCGAGGAGGACCTCGAGGCAGCGCCGGCCGAGGGCGTCGAAGTCCTGCCGCACGGTGGTGAGCGGGGGGACGAGGTAGGCCGCCTCCGGGACGTCGTCGAAGCCGACGACGCTGACGTCGTCGGGCACGCGCAGACCGCGCTGCCACAGCGCCCCCAGCAGCCCGATGGCCACCTGGTCGTTGCCGGCCAGCACCGCGGTGGCGCCGTGCTCCAGCAGCGGGCCCGCCGCCCGGTGGCCGGCCGCCGCGGCCCAGTCCCCCGGCACCACCTCGGGCACCGGCGCGCCGGCGGCCAGCAGCTCCGCGCGCCAGCCGGCCTCCCGCGCCCGCGCCTCGAGCCAGTCCCGGGGGCCGCTGACGTGGTGGACCGTCGTGTGACCGAGCTCCAGGAGGTGGCGGACCGCCCGCCGCGCGCCCTCCCCCTGGTCGACGCTGGCGGAGGGGAGGCCGAGGTGGCCGCCGGCGTCCGCGGTCCCGCCCAGCGGCGCCTCCAGCGTCACCACCGGCACGGCGGGGTCCAGGGCGTCCACGGCCGCCACGGCCGCGTCGTCCGGGGCGATGACCACCAACCCGTCCACGCCGAGGTCGCGCAGGTGGTCGACCGCCTCGCGCACCTCGCGCGGCCCGACCTCGGGGAGCAGCACCACCGAGGTGGCGTAGCCCTCCGAGCGGGCCGCCTGCTCCACGCCGAGCAGCGCGCTGGTGGGCCCGTACTCGGCGGAGCTCGCGCTGACCAGGCCGATGGTGCGGGTCGAGCGCGTCACGAGGGCGCGCGCCGCGGTGTTGACGCGGTAGCCGAGCTCGGAGATGGCCTGCTCGACCCGGCGCCGGGTCTCGGGGCGGACGCTGCGGTGGTCGTTGACCACCCGCGACACGGTCTGCAGGGACACGCCCGCCCGCGCCGCCACGTCCGCCATGACGGGGGCGCGTCCCTGCGCGGGCCCACCGCCCGCCGCGTCGACAGGCACCGACACCTCCTCCGGACCCGCTCCGGCGCCGCTGCCGGGCGGCGCCGGTCCGGGGAGGAGCGATGGTAGGGCGTGGGGGCTGGCGCGCAGCAGCGGCGCAGAGCACAGTGACGCCCATGAGCAGCACGCACGCCGAGACCCACCGCCCCGGCCCCCCGGGCCGCGGCACCATCCGCAAGCCCATCTTCTCCCCGGCCTCCGTGGCCCTCTTCCTGCTGTTCCTCGGCGGCACCGTCCTGGCGACCGTCGTCCCGGCGGGCATCGCACCGCCCAGCGACCTCAACGGCACCACGCTGGACCAGGCGTGGCAGGCGTTCGGGATCTCCGTGGCGGGCCTGCTGGTCATGGCCATCGCCTCGGGCTTCCTCTACGCCCGCACCAAGGAGATCGCGATGCTGATCCTGGCGATCGCCCCGACCACCGCGGGCTTCGTGGGCGCGGTGGTCCTGCTGGCCATGCACGGCTTCGCGTCCGCCTACCCGAACGCCTACTGACCCGCCTCCTGCCCCTCGCCGGGGACCGCACGACCTCCGCACGACCGCCGGCCTCCCGCTCGCTGGGGGCCGGCGTCGTCGTGCTGCGCCGGGTGTCGGAGCCAGCACCTAGCGTCACCCGGGTGAGCACCCGCACCACCCGAGCCCCCCGCGCCGAGCACCGCTGCGCGGAGTGCGGCTGGACCACACC of Quadrisphaera sp. RL12-1S contains these proteins:
- a CDS encoding L-ribulose-5-phosphate 4-epimerase; this encodes MSTPTARTERGTHRRLREEVAALHGHLVRYQLVTWTAGNISARVPGEDLFVIKASGVDYESLDWRGVVVCDLDGNLVDGEHSPSSDTAAHAHVYRSRPDVGGQVHTHSPYATAWAARGEPIPCVLTAMADEFGGPIPVGPFAIIGDDSIGRGVVATLEGSRSTAVLMQNHGVFTVGEDARAAVKTAVMTEDVARTVHLARQHGEPLPIPQDAVDRLYNRYQNVYGQR
- the araA gene encoding L-arabinose isomerase, with amino-acid sequence MSSAAPTSPLLDPFSTREVWFLTGSQDLYGEETLAQVAEQSRRVADLLDGAGAVPVRVVWKPVVKSSDAIRRVMLEASADDSVAGVITWMHTFSPARMWIAGLSVLSKPLLHLHTQADPALPWATIDMDFMNLNQAAHGDREFGYVLSRLRSSRTTVAGYAGDAGVQQRVGEWARAAVAASVARSLKLVRFGDTMRNVAVTEGDKVEAQIRWGVDVEALGVNALADVVLQVSDAEADAVVAEYADRYEVAPELLPGAERAESLHYGAKIEVALRRVLEANGAEAFTTNFEDLGSLRQLPGLAVQRLLGDGYGFAGEGDWKTAALTRVLKAAGAGLPGGTAFMEDYTYDLVPGQPQRILGAHMLEVCPTITTATPRIEVHPLGIGDREDPVRMVHTADPGDAVVVGWCDLGERFRLVANEVRVVTPPQDLPNLPVARAVWEPLPDWRTSTECWLEAGGPHHTVMSTQFGLEVLEDLADVVGTELAVIGRGTTTRSFKRELRWESAYRVLQRGV
- a CDS encoding sugar phosphate isomerase/epimerase family protein: MAVAVTLSTASVYPQGVADAFEMAARVGYDGVEVMVWTDPVSQDEDAIAELSDHFGVPVTSVHAPTLLLTQRVWGKEPWPKVERAARMAKRLGARTVVVHPPFRWQKDYATGFEAGVRRIAQAEGVTLAVENMYPWRAGGREFAAYLPGWDPCELDYDALLLDVSHAATSGLSCLELAQRMGDRLVHLHLTDGNGSPKDEHLLPGQGSQPVAELLAHLAAEDWQGDACVEVTTRRSRGPDERRAALAGALAFARQHLQAPPAG
- a CDS encoding LacI family DNA-binding transcriptional regulator encodes the protein MPVDAAGGGPAQGRAPVMADVAARAGVSLQTVSRVVNDHRSVRPETRRRVEQAISELGYRVNTAARALVTRSTRTIGLVSASSAEYGPTSALLGVEQAARSEGYATSVVLLPEVGPREVREAVDHLRDLGVDGLVVIAPDDAAVAAVDALDPAVPVVTLEAPLGGTADAGGHLGLPSASVDQGEGARRAVRHLLELGHTTVHHVSGPRDWLEARAREAGWRAELLAAGAPVPEVVPGDWAAAAGHRAAGPLLEHGATAVLAGNDQVAIGLLGALWQRGLRVPDDVSVVGFDDVPEAAYLVPPLTTVRQDFDALGRRCLEVLLARLRGEPAQVRRVVPELVVRASTGPPPRAAGAPRPGGVPGGVRPGPPGRPLDERAGG